Proteins encoded by one window of Nicotiana tabacum cultivar K326 chromosome 10, ASM71507v2, whole genome shotgun sequence:
- the LOC107823861 gene encoding uncharacterized protein LOC107823861 — MRCVTTVSYSIIINEQPTRPFQAKKGQRQGDPLSPYQFVLVMEYLTRLLKTLKRDPNFNYHPKYTISVQLLYQCFQDFSKALGFVANADKSSICFGGVHEDKQHEILQILGFVKGTLPVRYLGVHSVLRDYHWKNSTIKSVLFSIQVFWFYVFLLPKKLIQFIESVCRTFLWTEGVEVSQKALLSWDKLCQPKAAGALNLLDIGKQNSLWSIDPKQASWIVQKVLKAKQYFEEAGCTEEDVEGMRKFSFKTMYVKIRGEFARVSWRKLVCNNAGLPKWIFTVFLAAHRRLLTKDRLRG; from the exons ATGAGatgtgtaacaacagtctcatatTCCATCATCATTAATGAGCAGCCTACAAGGCCATTTCAAGCTAAGAAAGGACAGAGACAGGGAGATCCCCTATCTCCTTATCAATTTGTATTGGTTATGGAGTATCTGACTAGACTACTGAAGACACTCAAGAGGGATCCTAATTTCAATTACCATCCTAAAT ATACTATATCTGTCCAGCTACTGTATCAGTGTTTTCAGGATTTTTCAAAGGCATTAGGTTTTGTGGCTAATGCTGACAAAAGCTCTATATGTTTTGGTGGAGTGCATGAAGACAAGCAACATGAGATTTTACAAATCCTAGGATTTGTAAAAGGGACACTACCAGTCAGATACTTGGGAGTGCACTCAGTTCTAAGAGATTATCATTG GAAGAATTCAACTATTAAAAGTGTACTTTTCTCTATCCAAGTGTTCTGGTTCTATGTGTTTCTATTACCAAAGAAGCTGATCCAGTTTATTGAAAGTGTGTGTCGAACATTTCTATGGACTGAAGGTGTGGAAGTATCACAGAAAGCATTATTATCATGGGACAAGTTGTGCCAGCCTAAAGCAGCAGGTGCCCTAAATTTGCTTGATATAGGG AAACAGAATTCACTATGGAGCATTGACCCAAAGCAAGCCTCATGGATTGTACAGAAGGTGCTGAAAGCCAAACAATACTTTGAGGAAGCTGGTTGTACAGAGGAGGATGTAGAGGGAATGAGGAAGTTCTCCTTCAAGACCATGTATGTGAAGATTAGAGGTGAATTTGCTAGAGTGTCATGGAGGAAACTGGTATGCAATAATGCTGGGTTGCCAAAGTGGATTTTCACAGTATTTCTGGCTGCACATAGAAGGCTGTTAACTAAAGATAGATTGAGGGGATGA
- the LOC107823862 gene encoding receptor-like kinase TMK3, translated as MVLCGSCMELVVTLFLALASLVFSVTDPNDFAIINEFRKGLENPELLKWPDNGGDPCGSPVWPHIVCTGTRIQQIQVMGLGLKGPLPHNLNQLSKLTNLGLQKNQFSGKLPSFSGLSELKFAYLDFNQFDTIPSDFFNGLVNLQVLALDSNPLNATTGWSLPSGLQDSAQLLNLTMINCSLIGRLPEFLGTMSSLEVLLLSTNRLSGPIPTTFKDTVFKKLWLNDQFGNGMSGPIDVVTTMVSLTSLWLHGNKFSGKIPEGIGNLTNLKEFNVNSNELVGLIPESLANMPLDSLDLNNNHFMGPVPKFKATNFSFQSNPFCQTKQGTACALEVMSLLEFLDGVNYPSRLVESWSGNNPCDGSWWGLSCNNNHKVSVINLPRSNLSGTLSPSIANLESVTHIYLGSNNLSGFIPSTWTSLKSLSVLDLSNNNISPPLPKFTTPLKLVLNGNPQLISGTAGANPSPNNSTTPATSPSSSVPSSQPNGSSSVIVKPGEQSPEKKDSKFKLAIVVVPIAGFVVLVCLAIPLCIHVRKKSKDKHQAPTSLVVHPRDPSDSDNVVKIAIANHTNGSLSTLNASGSASIHSGESHMIEAGNLLIAVQVLRNVTKNFSPENELGRGGFGVVYKGELDDGTQIAVKRMEAGIISNKALDEFRSEIAVLSKVRHRHLVSLLGYSVEGNERILVYEYMSQGALSRHLFHWKNFKLEPLSWKKRLNIALDVARGMEYLHTLAHQSFIHRDLKSSNILLGDDFRAKVSDFGLVKLAPDGERSVVTRLAGTFGYLAPEYAVTGKITTKADVFSFGVVLMELLTGMMELDEDRPEESQYLVAWFWNIKSTKEKLMEAIDPALDVKEEIIESISTLAELAGHCTAREPGQRPDMGHAVNVLSPLVEKWKPLEDDPEEYCGIDYSLPLNQMVKGWQESEGKDLSYVDLEDSKGSIPARPTGFAESFTSADGR; from the exons atggtgctttgtggaTCATGTATGGAGCTTGTTGTGACACTGTTTCTTGCTCTTGCTTCACTTGTTTTCAGTGTTACAGACCCCAATGACTTTGCTATTATCAATGAATTTAGAAAAGGACTGGAAAATCCTGAGCTTTTGAAATGGCCTGATAATGGTGGAGACCCTTGTGGTTCTCCAGTTTGGCCACATATTGTGTGTACTGGCACCAGAATTCAGCAGATTCAAGTCATGGGTTTGGGATTAAAAGGCCCTTTACCACACAACTTGAATCAGTTGTCAAAGCTCACGAATTTGGGCTTGCAAAAGAACCAATTTAGTGGGAAGTTGCCATCTTTCAGTGGCTTGTCTGAATTGAAGTTTGCTTACTTGGATTTCAACCAATTTGACACAATCCCATCAGATTTTTTCAATGGACTTGTGAATCTACAAGTTTTGGCTTTGGATAGTAATCCTCTGAATGCTACTACTGGTTGGTCATTACCAAGTGGATTGCAAGATTCAGCTCAGTTGCtcaatttgacaatgattaaCTGTAGTTTGATTGGTCGTTTGCCTGAATTTCTTGGAACTATGTCTTCTTTAGAGGTTTTGTTGCTGTCCACAAATAGGCTTTCAGGGCCAATTCCAACCACTTTCAAAGATACAGTGTTCAAGAAGCTTTGGTTAAATGATCAATTTGGTAATGGTATGAGTGGTCCAATTGATGTTGTTACAACAATGGTGTCACTCACAAGTCTTTGGCTTCATGGTAACAAATTTTCAGGTAAAATCCCAGAGGGTATTGGTAATTTAACAAATTTGAAGGAATTCAATGTGAATAGCAATGAACTTGTTGGTTTAATCCCTGAAAGTTTAGCTAATATGCCATTAGACAGTCTTGATTTGAATAATAATCATTTTATGGGTCCAGTTCCTAAGTTCAAGGCTACTAATTTTAGTTTCCAATCCAACCCTTTTTGTCAAACCAAACAAGGGACAGCTTGTGCCTTAGAAGTTATGTCACTTTTAGAGTTTCTTGATGGAGTGAATTATCCATCTAGGCTTGTTGAATCATGGTCTGGTAATAATCCTTGTGATGGAAGTTGGTGGGGATTAAGCTGTAACAATAACCATAAGGTTAGTGTCATAAACTTGCCTAGGTCTAATCTTTCTGGTACATTGAGTCCTTCAATTGCAAACCTTGAATCTGTTACTCACATTTATCTTGGATCTAATAATCTTTCTGGTTTTATTCCATCTACTTGGACTAGCTTGAAATCTTTGTCTGTCCTTGATTTGAGTAATAACAATATTTCCCCACCTCTGCCAAAATTTACCACCCCTTTGAAACTTGTTTTAAATGGGAATCCGCAGCTGATCTCTGGTACTGCTGGAGCAAATCCTTCGCCAAACAACAGCACGACCCCTGCGACTTCACCCTCTTCGTCTGTACCATCTTCACAACCCAACGGTTCAAGCTCTGTCATTGTTAAACCCGGTGAGCAGTCACCAGAAAAGAAAGATTCCAAGTTTAAGTTAGCCATAGTTGTGGTTCCTATTGCAGGTTTTGTAGTTTTGGTTTGTCTTGCTATTCCGTTGTGCATTCATGTCCGTAAGAAGAGTAAAGATAAGCATCAAGCTCCAACTTCTCTTGTGGTTCATCCTAGAGATCCGTCTGATTCTGATAATGTAGTCAAGATTGCAATTGCCAATCACACTAATGGAAGTCTTTCCACGTTGAATGCAAGTGGTTCTGCTAGCATACACAGTGGTGAATCCCATATGATTGAAGCTGGGAATTTGCTCATAGCGGTTCAAGTACTTAGGAATGTGACTAAGAATTTTTCTCCAGAAAATGAACTTGGGCGTGGTGGATTTGGCGTGGTTTATAAGGGAGAATTAGATGATGGGACACAAATAGCTGTCAAAAGAATGGAAGCTGGGATAATTAGCAACAAAGCGTTGGATGAATTTCGATCTGAAATTGCTGTTCTTTCAAAAGTCCGACATCGGCATTTAGTATCTCTATTGGGATACTCTGTTGAAGGTAATGAAAGAATTCTGGTATATGAGTACATGTCACAAGGTGCTCTTAGTAGGCATCTTTTCCACTGGAAAAACTTCAAATTGGAGCCTCTCTCTTGGAAGAAGAGGCTTAATATTGCCTTAGATGTCGCTAGAGGGATGGAGTATCTACACACGTTGGCTCATCAGAGCTTCATACACAGAGATCTCAAATCCTCAAATATATTGCTGGGTGATGATTTCCGAGCAAAAGTGTCTGACTTTGGACTCGTGAAACTTGCTCCTGATGGAGAGAGATCTGTGGTCACCAGGCTGGCCGGAACGTTTGGATATCTGGCACCTGAATATGCAG TTACGGGTAAAATCACCACGAAAGCAGATGTCTTTAGCTTCGGTGTTGTGCTAATGGAGTTGCTAACTGGGATGATGGAACTTGATGAGGATAGACCCGAGGAAAGCCAGTACTTGGTTGCATGGTTCTGGAATATCAAATCCACTAAAGAGAAGCTTATGGAAGCCATTGATCCAGCTCTGGATGTTAAAGAGGAGATCATTGAGAGCATCTCAACCTTAGCTGAACTTGCTGGTCACTGCACTGCAAGAGAACCAGGCCAACGGCCCGATATGGGACACGCCGTGAATGTACTAAGCCCACTTGTTGAGAAATGGAAGCCTCTTGAGGATGATCCGGAGGAATATTGTGGTATCGACTACAGTCTTCCCCTCAATCAAATGGTGAAGGGATGGCAAGAATCGGAAGGAAAagacttgagttatgtggacCTCGAGGACAGTAAGGGTAGTATCCCTGCAAGACCAACTGGATTCGCGGAGTCCTTTACATCAGCTGATGGTAGATAA